A single genomic interval of Lathyrus oleraceus cultivar Zhongwan6 chromosome 7, CAAS_Psat_ZW6_1.0, whole genome shotgun sequence harbors:
- the LOC127106368 gene encoding B3 domain-containing protein Os02g0598200 isoform X5, whose protein sequence is MGGRGGACRAWEEDIYWNHFQFICFTQFLRSDFDQQLALPKTFSDNIKNLPESVTLKGPGGVLWNIELTTRDNTLYFAHGWQQFVKEHSLKENDFLVFKYNGGSLFEVLIFDGESLCEKAACYFVRKCQHAANTEQGVGCSSKKRDSDNSVEEVKTPNGVDEGVSPVQSFHLNSNRVPLAVPIETTNGKTPAVPIETTNGKTPAEPIETTNGKTPAEPIETTNGKTPAEPIETTNGKTSNAGVETASAEQFMSDAVTDTEPKEPKTVPSQTTGKRTRRRPVYADMSVPSKKRGRPPKTANSHEGPPKTANSHEGALNSVSGAELIPKVSPKASPKVGLGTKELYTSNRRPVTKNEIENTLQLAKATCAEDTLLVTMRPTHVYKRFFVSFHNKWIINHLSPSSQDVILRIGKSEWLGKYLYHKSRNNGGLAGGWKYFALENNLEEFDVCVFKPAGYMDKTLILDVTIFRVVEEVTPLTAVNSPGKNMSIKKTPTRVNSLGKKRSIKKTTTGVNSSRKRRSIKKTPTEVNSPGKKSKKTPTGVNSPGKKRSIKNTPTGAVQTELESSEPLVKKRGVNITLTSAVQTELDSIEGV, encoded by the exons GCACTTCCCAAAACATTTTCTGACAATATAAAGAACTTGCCTGAAAGCGTGACGCTAAAAGGTCCTGGTGGAGTGCTGTGGAATATAGAGCTGACAACTAGAGACAATACCTTGTACTTCGCACACGGTTGGCAACAGTTCGTGAAAGAACACTCTTTGAAAGAAAATGATTTCCTTGTCTTTAAGTACAACGGTGGATCGTTGTTTGAGGTTTTAATCTTTGATGGCGAGAGTTTATGTGAGAAGGCGGCTTGTTATTTTGTTCGAAAATGTCAGCATGCTGCCAATACTGAACAAGGGGTTGGATGTTCTAGCAAGAAAAGGGACTCAGATAAttctgttgaagaagttaaaACTCCTAATGGTGTTGATGAAGGTGTTTCGCCTGTGCAATCTTTTCATCTTAACAGTAACCGAGTGCCACTTGCTGTAC CTATCGAAACTACTAATGGCAAGACTCCTGCTGTACCTATCGAAACTACTAATGGCAAGACTCCTGCTGAACCTATCGAAACTACTAATGGCAAGACTCCTGCTGAACCTATCGAAACTACTAATGGCAAGACTCCTGCTGAACCTATCGAAACTACTAATGGCAAGACTTCTAATGCTGGTGTTGAAACTGCTTCTGCCGAGCAATTCATGTCTGATGCAGTCACTGATACTGAGCCAAAAGAGCCAAAAACTGTTCCCTCCCAAACAACTGGTAAACGGACGAGGAGGAGGCCTGTTTATGCCGATATGTCTGTCCCGAGTAAGAAGAGAGGAAGACCACCAAAAACCGCTAATTCTCATGAGGGGCCACCAAAAACCGCTAACTCTCACGAGGGAGCTCTAAATTCTGTGTCTG GTGCTGAACTTATCCCCAAGGTTTCTCCAAAGGCCTCTCCCAAGGTTGGATTGGGGACCAAGGAACTATATACTTCAAATAGAAGGCCTGTAACAAAAAATGAGATTGAAAATACTCTTCAGTTGGCCAAGGCAACATGTGCCGAAGACACCTTGCTTGTAACTATGCGGCCTACGCATGTATACAAGAGATTCTTCGTG TCATTCCATAATAAGTGGATAATAAACCATCTTTCTCCGTCATCTCAAGATGTGATATTACGGATTGGTAAGAGTGAATGGCTTGGGAAATACTTGTATCATAAATCTCGTAACAATGGAGGACTTGCTGGTGGGTGGAAATACTTTGCGCTTGAAAATAACCTTGAAGAGTTTGATGTGTGTGTGTTTAAGCCCGCAGGTTATATGGACAAAACGTTGATCTTAGACGTGACCATTTTTAGAGTTGTTGAGGAGGTTACTCCTCTTACTGCGGTGAATTCTCCGGGAAAGAATATGTCAATTAAGAAAACACCAACCAGGGTGAATTCTCTGGGAAAGAAGAGGTCGATTAAGAAAACAACAACTGGGGTGAATTCTTCGCGAAAGAGAAGGTCAATTAAGAAAACACCAACCGAGGTGAATTCTCCGGGAAAGAAGAGTAAGAAAACACCAACTGGGGTGAATTCTCCGGGAAAGAAGAGGTCAATTAAGAACACACCAACCGGTGCTGTCCAAACAGAACTCGAGTCCTCTGAACCACTAGTAAAGAAGAGGGGAGTTAACATAACACTGACCAGTGCTGTCCAAACAGAACTTGACTCCATCGAAGGTGTGTAA
- the LOC127106368 gene encoding uncharacterized protein LOC127106368 isoform X3 encodes MGGRGGACRAWEEDIYWNHFQFICFTQFLRSDFDQQLALPKTFSDNIKNLPESVTLKGPGGVLWNIELTTRDNTLYFAHGWQQFVKEHSLKENDFLVFKYNGGSLFEVLIFDGESLCEKAACYFVRKCQHAANTEQGVGCSSKKRDSDNSVEEVKTPNGVDEGVSPVQSFHLNSNRVPLAVPIETTNGKTPAVPIETTNGQTPAVPIETTNGKTPAVPIETTNGKTPAEPIETTNGKTPAEPIETTNGKTSNAGVETASAEQFMSDAVTDTEPKEPKTVPSQTTGKRTRRRPVYADMSVPSKKRGRPPKTANSHEGPPKTANSHEGALNSVSGAELIPKVSPKASPKVGLGTKELYTSNRRPVTKNEIENTLQLAKATCAEDTLLVTMRPTHVYKRFFVSFHNKWIINHLSPSSQDVILRIGKSEWLGKYLYHKSRNNGGLAGGWKYFALENNLEEFDVCVFKPAGYMDKTLILDVTIFRVVEEVTPLTAVNSPGKNMSIKKTPTRVNSLGKKRSIKKTTTGVNSSRKRRSIKKTPTEVNSPGKKSKKTPTGVNSPGKKRSIKNTPTGAVQTELESSEPLVKKRGVNITLTSAVQTELDSIEGV; translated from the exons GCACTTCCCAAAACATTTTCTGACAATATAAAGAACTTGCCTGAAAGCGTGACGCTAAAAGGTCCTGGTGGAGTGCTGTGGAATATAGAGCTGACAACTAGAGACAATACCTTGTACTTCGCACACGGTTGGCAACAGTTCGTGAAAGAACACTCTTTGAAAGAAAATGATTTCCTTGTCTTTAAGTACAACGGTGGATCGTTGTTTGAGGTTTTAATCTTTGATGGCGAGAGTTTATGTGAGAAGGCGGCTTGTTATTTTGTTCGAAAATGTCAGCATGCTGCCAATACTGAACAAGGGGTTGGATGTTCTAGCAAGAAAAGGGACTCAGATAAttctgttgaagaagttaaaACTCCTAATGGTGTTGATGAAGGTGTTTCGCCTGTGCAATCTTTTCATCTTAACAGTAACCGAGTGCCACTTGCTGTACCTATCGAAACTACTAATGGCAAGACTCCTGCTGTACCTATCGAAACTACTAATGGCCAGACTCCTGCTGTACCTATCGAAACTACTAATGGCAAGACTCCTGCTGTAC CTATCGAAACTACTAATGGCAAGACTCCTGCTGAACCTATCGAAACTACTAATGGCAAGACTCCTGCTGAACCTATCGAAACTACTAATGGCAAGACTTCTAATGCTGGTGTTGAAACTGCTTCTGCCGAGCAATTCATGTCTGATGCAGTCACTGATACTGAGCCAAAAGAGCCAAAAACTGTTCCCTCCCAAACAACTGGTAAACGGACGAGGAGGAGGCCTGTTTATGCCGATATGTCTGTCCCGAGTAAGAAGAGAGGAAGACCACCAAAAACCGCTAATTCTCATGAGGGGCCACCAAAAACCGCTAACTCTCACGAGGGAGCTCTAAATTCTGTGTCTG GTGCTGAACTTATCCCCAAGGTTTCTCCAAAGGCCTCTCCCAAGGTTGGATTGGGGACCAAGGAACTATATACTTCAAATAGAAGGCCTGTAACAAAAAATGAGATTGAAAATACTCTTCAGTTGGCCAAGGCAACATGTGCCGAAGACACCTTGCTTGTAACTATGCGGCCTACGCATGTATACAAGAGATTCTTCGTG TCATTCCATAATAAGTGGATAATAAACCATCTTTCTCCGTCATCTCAAGATGTGATATTACGGATTGGTAAGAGTGAATGGCTTGGGAAATACTTGTATCATAAATCTCGTAACAATGGAGGACTTGCTGGTGGGTGGAAATACTTTGCGCTTGAAAATAACCTTGAAGAGTTTGATGTGTGTGTGTTTAAGCCCGCAGGTTATATGGACAAAACGTTGATCTTAGACGTGACCATTTTTAGAGTTGTTGAGGAGGTTACTCCTCTTACTGCGGTGAATTCTCCGGGAAAGAATATGTCAATTAAGAAAACACCAACCAGGGTGAATTCTCTGGGAAAGAAGAGGTCGATTAAGAAAACAACAACTGGGGTGAATTCTTCGCGAAAGAGAAGGTCAATTAAGAAAACACCAACCGAGGTGAATTCTCCGGGAAAGAAGAGTAAGAAAACACCAACTGGGGTGAATTCTCCGGGAAAGAAGAGGTCAATTAAGAACACACCAACCGGTGCTGTCCAAACAGAACTCGAGTCCTCTGAACCACTAGTAAAGAAGAGGGGAGTTAACATAACACTGACCAGTGCTGTCCAAACAGAACTTGACTCCATCGAAGGTGTGTAA
- the LOC127106368 gene encoding uncharacterized protein LOC127106368 isoform X6, protein MGGRGGACRAWEEDIYWNHFQFICFTQFLRSDFDQQLALPKTFSDNIKNLPESVTLKGPGGVLWNIELTTRDNTLYFAHGWQQFVKEHSLKENDFLVFKYNGGSLFEVLIFDGESLCEKAACYFVRKCQHAANTEQGVGCSSKKRDSDNSVEEVKTPNGVDEGVSPVQSFHLNSNRVPLAVPIETTNGKTPAVPIETTNGKTPAVPIETTNGKTPAEPIETTNGKTPAEPIETTNGKTSNAGVETASAEQFMSDAVTDTEPKEPKTVPSQTTGKRTRRRPVYADMSVPSKKRGRPPKTANSHEGPPKTANSHEGALNSVSGAELIPKVSPKASPKVGLGTKELYTSNRRPVTKNEIENTLQLAKATCAEDTLLVTMRPTHVYKRFFVSFHNKWIINHLSPSSQDVILRIGKSEWLGKYLYHKSRNNGGLAGGWKYFALENNLEEFDVCVFKPAGYMDKTLILDVTIFRVVEEVTPLTAVNSPGKNMSIKKTPTRVNSLGKKRSIKKTTTGVNSSRKRRSIKKTPTEVNSPGKKSKKTPTGVNSPGKKRSIKNTPTGAVQTELESSEPLVKKRGVNITLTSAVQTELDSIEGV, encoded by the exons GCACTTCCCAAAACATTTTCTGACAATATAAAGAACTTGCCTGAAAGCGTGACGCTAAAAGGTCCTGGTGGAGTGCTGTGGAATATAGAGCTGACAACTAGAGACAATACCTTGTACTTCGCACACGGTTGGCAACAGTTCGTGAAAGAACACTCTTTGAAAGAAAATGATTTCCTTGTCTTTAAGTACAACGGTGGATCGTTGTTTGAGGTTTTAATCTTTGATGGCGAGAGTTTATGTGAGAAGGCGGCTTGTTATTTTGTTCGAAAATGTCAGCATGCTGCCAATACTGAACAAGGGGTTGGATGTTCTAGCAAGAAAAGGGACTCAGATAAttctgttgaagaagttaaaACTCCTAATGGTGTTGATGAAGGTGTTTCGCCTGTGCAATCTTTTCATCTTAACAGTAACCGAGTGCCACTTGCTGTACCTATCGAAACTACTAATGGCAAGACTCCTGCTGTAC CTATCGAAACTACTAATGGCAAGACTCCTGCTGTAC CTATCGAAACTACTAATGGCAAGACTCCTGCTGAACCTATCGAAACTACTAATGGCAAGACTCCTGCTGAACCTATCGAAACTACTAATGGCAAGACTTCTAATGCTGGTGTTGAAACTGCTTCTGCCGAGCAATTCATGTCTGATGCAGTCACTGATACTGAGCCAAAAGAGCCAAAAACTGTTCCCTCCCAAACAACTGGTAAACGGACGAGGAGGAGGCCTGTTTATGCCGATATGTCTGTCCCGAGTAAGAAGAGAGGAAGACCACCAAAAACCGCTAATTCTCATGAGGGGCCACCAAAAACCGCTAACTCTCACGAGGGAGCTCTAAATTCTGTGTCTG GTGCTGAACTTATCCCCAAGGTTTCTCCAAAGGCCTCTCCCAAGGTTGGATTGGGGACCAAGGAACTATATACTTCAAATAGAAGGCCTGTAACAAAAAATGAGATTGAAAATACTCTTCAGTTGGCCAAGGCAACATGTGCCGAAGACACCTTGCTTGTAACTATGCGGCCTACGCATGTATACAAGAGATTCTTCGTG TCATTCCATAATAAGTGGATAATAAACCATCTTTCTCCGTCATCTCAAGATGTGATATTACGGATTGGTAAGAGTGAATGGCTTGGGAAATACTTGTATCATAAATCTCGTAACAATGGAGGACTTGCTGGTGGGTGGAAATACTTTGCGCTTGAAAATAACCTTGAAGAGTTTGATGTGTGTGTGTTTAAGCCCGCAGGTTATATGGACAAAACGTTGATCTTAGACGTGACCATTTTTAGAGTTGTTGAGGAGGTTACTCCTCTTACTGCGGTGAATTCTCCGGGAAAGAATATGTCAATTAAGAAAACACCAACCAGGGTGAATTCTCTGGGAAAGAAGAGGTCGATTAAGAAAACAACAACTGGGGTGAATTCTTCGCGAAAGAGAAGGTCAATTAAGAAAACACCAACCGAGGTGAATTCTCCGGGAAAGAAGAGTAAGAAAACACCAACTGGGGTGAATTCTCCGGGAAAGAAGAGGTCAATTAAGAACACACCAACCGGTGCTGTCCAAACAGAACTCGAGTCCTCTGAACCACTAGTAAAGAAGAGGGGAGTTAACATAACACTGACCAGTGCTGTCCAAACAGAACTTGACTCCATCGAAGGTGTGTAA
- the LOC127106368 gene encoding B3 domain-containing protein Os02g0598200 isoform X4 produces MGGRGGACRAWEEDIYWNHFQFICFTQFLRSDFDQQLALPKTFSDNIKNLPESVTLKGPGGVLWNIELTTRDNTLYFAHGWQQFVKEHSLKENDFLVFKYNGGSLFEVLIFDGESLCEKAACYFVRKCQHAANTEQGVGCSSKKRDSDNSVEEVKTPNGVDEGVSPVQSFHLNSNRVPLAVPIETTNGKTPAVPIETTNGQTPAVPIETTNGKTPAEPIETTNGKTPAEPIETTNGKTPAEPIETTNGKTSNAGVETASAEQFMSDAVTDTEPKEPKTVPSQTTGKRTRRRPVYADMSVPSKKRGRPPKTANSHEGPPKTANSHEGALNSVSGAELIPKVSPKASPKVGLGTKELYTSNRRPVTKNEIENTLQLAKATCAEDTLLVTMRPTHVYKRFFVSFHNKWIINHLSPSSQDVILRIGKSEWLGKYLYHKSRNNGGLAGGWKYFALENNLEEFDVCVFKPAGYMDKTLILDVTIFRVVEEVTPLTAVNSPGKNMSIKKTPTRVNSLGKKRSIKKTTTGVNSSRKRRSIKKTPTEVNSPGKKSKKTPTGVNSPGKKRSIKNTPTGAVQTELESSEPLVKKRGVNITLTSAVQTELDSIEGV; encoded by the exons GCACTTCCCAAAACATTTTCTGACAATATAAAGAACTTGCCTGAAAGCGTGACGCTAAAAGGTCCTGGTGGAGTGCTGTGGAATATAGAGCTGACAACTAGAGACAATACCTTGTACTTCGCACACGGTTGGCAACAGTTCGTGAAAGAACACTCTTTGAAAGAAAATGATTTCCTTGTCTTTAAGTACAACGGTGGATCGTTGTTTGAGGTTTTAATCTTTGATGGCGAGAGTTTATGTGAGAAGGCGGCTTGTTATTTTGTTCGAAAATGTCAGCATGCTGCCAATACTGAACAAGGGGTTGGATGTTCTAGCAAGAAAAGGGACTCAGATAAttctgttgaagaagttaaaACTCCTAATGGTGTTGATGAAGGTGTTTCGCCTGTGCAATCTTTTCATCTTAACAGTAACCGAGTGCCACTTGCTGTACCTATCGAAACTACTAATGGCAAGACTCCTGCTGTACCTATCGAAACTACTAATGGCCAGACTCCTGCTGTAC CTATCGAAACTACTAATGGCAAGACTCCTGCTGAACCTATCGAAACTACTAATGGCAAGACTCCTGCTGAACCTATCGAAACTACTAATGGCAAGACTCCTGCTGAACCTATCGAAACTACTAATGGCAAGACTTCTAATGCTGGTGTTGAAACTGCTTCTGCCGAGCAATTCATGTCTGATGCAGTCACTGATACTGAGCCAAAAGAGCCAAAAACTGTTCCCTCCCAAACAACTGGTAAACGGACGAGGAGGAGGCCTGTTTATGCCGATATGTCTGTCCCGAGTAAGAAGAGAGGAAGACCACCAAAAACCGCTAATTCTCATGAGGGGCCACCAAAAACCGCTAACTCTCACGAGGGAGCTCTAAATTCTGTGTCTG GTGCTGAACTTATCCCCAAGGTTTCTCCAAAGGCCTCTCCCAAGGTTGGATTGGGGACCAAGGAACTATATACTTCAAATAGAAGGCCTGTAACAAAAAATGAGATTGAAAATACTCTTCAGTTGGCCAAGGCAACATGTGCCGAAGACACCTTGCTTGTAACTATGCGGCCTACGCATGTATACAAGAGATTCTTCGTG TCATTCCATAATAAGTGGATAATAAACCATCTTTCTCCGTCATCTCAAGATGTGATATTACGGATTGGTAAGAGTGAATGGCTTGGGAAATACTTGTATCATAAATCTCGTAACAATGGAGGACTTGCTGGTGGGTGGAAATACTTTGCGCTTGAAAATAACCTTGAAGAGTTTGATGTGTGTGTGTTTAAGCCCGCAGGTTATATGGACAAAACGTTGATCTTAGACGTGACCATTTTTAGAGTTGTTGAGGAGGTTACTCCTCTTACTGCGGTGAATTCTCCGGGAAAGAATATGTCAATTAAGAAAACACCAACCAGGGTGAATTCTCTGGGAAAGAAGAGGTCGATTAAGAAAACAACAACTGGGGTGAATTCTTCGCGAAAGAGAAGGTCAATTAAGAAAACACCAACCGAGGTGAATTCTCCGGGAAAGAAGAGTAAGAAAACACCAACTGGGGTGAATTCTCCGGGAAAGAAGAGGTCAATTAAGAACACACCAACCGGTGCTGTCCAAACAGAACTCGAGTCCTCTGAACCACTAGTAAAGAAGAGGGGAGTTAACATAACACTGACCAGTGCTGTCCAAACAGAACTTGACTCCATCGAAGGTGTGTAA
- the LOC127106368 gene encoding B3 domain-containing protein Os02g0598200 isoform X2, translating to MGGRGGACRAWEEDIYWNHFQFICFTQFLRSDFDQQLALPKTFSDNIKNLPESVTLKGPGGVLWNIELTTRDNTLYFAHGWQQFVKEHSLKENDFLVFKYNGGSLFEVLIFDGESLCEKAACYFVRKCQHAANTEQGVGCSSKKRDSDNSVEEVKTPNGVDEGVSPVQSFHLNSNRVPLAVPIETTNGKTPAVPIETTNGKTPAVPIETTNGKTPAEPIETTNGKTPAEPIETTNGKTPAEPIETTNGKTSNAGVETASAEQFMSDAVTDTEPKEPKTVPSQTTGKRTRRRPVYADMSVPSKKRGRPPKTANSHEGPPKTANSHEGALNSVSGAELIPKVSPKASPKVGLGTKELYTSNRRPVTKNEIENTLQLAKATCAEDTLLVTMRPTHVYKRFFVSFHNKWIINHLSPSSQDVILRIGKSEWLGKYLYHKSRNNGGLAGGWKYFALENNLEEFDVCVFKPAGYMDKTLILDVTIFRVVEEVTPLTAVNSPGKNMSIKKTPTRVNSLGKKRSIKKTTTGVNSSRKRRSIKKTPTEVNSPGKKSKKTPTGVNSPGKKRSIKNTPTGAVQTELESSEPLVKKRGVNITLTSAVQTELDSIEGV from the exons GCACTTCCCAAAACATTTTCTGACAATATAAAGAACTTGCCTGAAAGCGTGACGCTAAAAGGTCCTGGTGGAGTGCTGTGGAATATAGAGCTGACAACTAGAGACAATACCTTGTACTTCGCACACGGTTGGCAACAGTTCGTGAAAGAACACTCTTTGAAAGAAAATGATTTCCTTGTCTTTAAGTACAACGGTGGATCGTTGTTTGAGGTTTTAATCTTTGATGGCGAGAGTTTATGTGAGAAGGCGGCTTGTTATTTTGTTCGAAAATGTCAGCATGCTGCCAATACTGAACAAGGGGTTGGATGTTCTAGCAAGAAAAGGGACTCAGATAAttctgttgaagaagttaaaACTCCTAATGGTGTTGATGAAGGTGTTTCGCCTGTGCAATCTTTTCATCTTAACAGTAACCGAGTGCCACTTGCTGTACCTATCGAAACTACTAATGGCAAGACTCCTGCTGTAC CTATCGAAACTACTAATGGCAAGACTCCTGCTGTACCTATCGAAACTACTAATGGCAAGACTCCTGCTGAACCTATCGAAACTACTAATGGCAAGACTCCTGCTGAACCTATCGAAACTACTAATGGCAAGACTCCTGCTGAACCTATCGAAACTACTAATGGCAAGACTTCTAATGCTGGTGTTGAAACTGCTTCTGCCGAGCAATTCATGTCTGATGCAGTCACTGATACTGAGCCAAAAGAGCCAAAAACTGTTCCCTCCCAAACAACTGGTAAACGGACGAGGAGGAGGCCTGTTTATGCCGATATGTCTGTCCCGAGTAAGAAGAGAGGAAGACCACCAAAAACCGCTAATTCTCATGAGGGGCCACCAAAAACCGCTAACTCTCACGAGGGAGCTCTAAATTCTGTGTCTG GTGCTGAACTTATCCCCAAGGTTTCTCCAAAGGCCTCTCCCAAGGTTGGATTGGGGACCAAGGAACTATATACTTCAAATAGAAGGCCTGTAACAAAAAATGAGATTGAAAATACTCTTCAGTTGGCCAAGGCAACATGTGCCGAAGACACCTTGCTTGTAACTATGCGGCCTACGCATGTATACAAGAGATTCTTCGTG TCATTCCATAATAAGTGGATAATAAACCATCTTTCTCCGTCATCTCAAGATGTGATATTACGGATTGGTAAGAGTGAATGGCTTGGGAAATACTTGTATCATAAATCTCGTAACAATGGAGGACTTGCTGGTGGGTGGAAATACTTTGCGCTTGAAAATAACCTTGAAGAGTTTGATGTGTGTGTGTTTAAGCCCGCAGGTTATATGGACAAAACGTTGATCTTAGACGTGACCATTTTTAGAGTTGTTGAGGAGGTTACTCCTCTTACTGCGGTGAATTCTCCGGGAAAGAATATGTCAATTAAGAAAACACCAACCAGGGTGAATTCTCTGGGAAAGAAGAGGTCGATTAAGAAAACAACAACTGGGGTGAATTCTTCGCGAAAGAGAAGGTCAATTAAGAAAACACCAACCGAGGTGAATTCTCCGGGAAAGAAGAGTAAGAAAACACCAACTGGGGTGAATTCTCCGGGAAAGAAGAGGTCAATTAAGAACACACCAACCGGTGCTGTCCAAACAGAACTCGAGTCCTCTGAACCACTAGTAAAGAAGAGGGGAGTTAACATAACACTGACCAGTGCTGTCCAAACAGAACTTGACTCCATCGAAGGTGTGTAA
- the LOC127106368 gene encoding uncharacterized protein LOC127106368 isoform X1 → MGGRGGACRAWEEDIYWNHFQFICFTQFLRSDFDQQLALPKTFSDNIKNLPESVTLKGPGGVLWNIELTTRDNTLYFAHGWQQFVKEHSLKENDFLVFKYNGGSLFEVLIFDGESLCEKAACYFVRKCQHAANTEQGVGCSSKKRDSDNSVEEVKTPNGVDEGVSPVQSFHLNSNRVPLAVPIETTNGKTPAVPIETTNGQTPAVPIETTNGKTPAVPIETTNGKTPAEPIETTNGKTPAEPIETTNGKTPAEPIETTNGKTSNAGVETASAEQFMSDAVTDTEPKEPKTVPSQTTGKRTRRRPVYADMSVPSKKRGRPPKTANSHEGPPKTANSHEGALNSVSGAELIPKVSPKASPKVGLGTKELYTSNRRPVTKNEIENTLQLAKATCAEDTLLVTMRPTHVYKRFFVSFHNKWIINHLSPSSQDVILRIGKSEWLGKYLYHKSRNNGGLAGGWKYFALENNLEEFDVCVFKPAGYMDKTLILDVTIFRVVEEVTPLTAVNSPGKNMSIKKTPTRVNSLGKKRSIKKTTTGVNSSRKRRSIKKTPTEVNSPGKKSKKTPTGVNSPGKKRSIKNTPTGAVQTELESSEPLVKKRGVNITLTSAVQTELDSIEGV, encoded by the exons GCACTTCCCAAAACATTTTCTGACAATATAAAGAACTTGCCTGAAAGCGTGACGCTAAAAGGTCCTGGTGGAGTGCTGTGGAATATAGAGCTGACAACTAGAGACAATACCTTGTACTTCGCACACGGTTGGCAACAGTTCGTGAAAGAACACTCTTTGAAAGAAAATGATTTCCTTGTCTTTAAGTACAACGGTGGATCGTTGTTTGAGGTTTTAATCTTTGATGGCGAGAGTTTATGTGAGAAGGCGGCTTGTTATTTTGTTCGAAAATGTCAGCATGCTGCCAATACTGAACAAGGGGTTGGATGTTCTAGCAAGAAAAGGGACTCAGATAAttctgttgaagaagttaaaACTCCTAATGGTGTTGATGAAGGTGTTTCGCCTGTGCAATCTTTTCATCTTAACAGTAACCGAGTGCCACTTGCTGTACCTATCGAAACTACTAATGGCAAGACTCCTGCTGTACCTATCGAAACTACTAATGGCCAGACTCCTGCTGTACCTATCGAAACTACTAATGGCAAGACTCCTGCTGTACCTATCGAAACTACTAATGGCAAGACTCCTGCTGAACCTATCGAAACTACTAATGGCAAGACTCCTGCTGAACCTATCGAAACTACTAATGGCAAGACTCCTGCTGAACCTATCGAAACTACTAATGGCAAGACTTCTAATGCTGGTGTTGAAACTGCTTCTGCCGAGCAATTCATGTCTGATGCAGTCACTGATACTGAGCCAAAAGAGCCAAAAACTGTTCCCTCCCAAACAACTGGTAAACGGACGAGGAGGAGGCCTGTTTATGCCGATATGTCTGTCCCGAGTAAGAAGAGAGGAAGACCACCAAAAACCGCTAATTCTCATGAGGGGCCACCAAAAACCGCTAACTCTCACGAGGGAGCTCTAAATTCTGTGTCTG GTGCTGAACTTATCCCCAAGGTTTCTCCAAAGGCCTCTCCCAAGGTTGGATTGGGGACCAAGGAACTATATACTTCAAATAGAAGGCCTGTAACAAAAAATGAGATTGAAAATACTCTTCAGTTGGCCAAGGCAACATGTGCCGAAGACACCTTGCTTGTAACTATGCGGCCTACGCATGTATACAAGAGATTCTTCGTG TCATTCCATAATAAGTGGATAATAAACCATCTTTCTCCGTCATCTCAAGATGTGATATTACGGATTGGTAAGAGTGAATGGCTTGGGAAATACTTGTATCATAAATCTCGTAACAATGGAGGACTTGCTGGTGGGTGGAAATACTTTGCGCTTGAAAATAACCTTGAAGAGTTTGATGTGTGTGTGTTTAAGCCCGCAGGTTATATGGACAAAACGTTGATCTTAGACGTGACCATTTTTAGAGTTGTTGAGGAGGTTACTCCTCTTACTGCGGTGAATTCTCCGGGAAAGAATATGTCAATTAAGAAAACACCAACCAGGGTGAATTCTCTGGGAAAGAAGAGGTCGATTAAGAAAACAACAACTGGGGTGAATTCTTCGCGAAAGAGAAGGTCAATTAAGAAAACACCAACCGAGGTGAATTCTCCGGGAAAGAAGAGTAAGAAAACACCAACTGGGGTGAATTCTCCGGGAAAGAAGAGGTCAATTAAGAACACACCAACCGGTGCTGTCCAAACAGAACTCGAGTCCTCTGAACCACTAGTAAAGAAGAGGGGAGTTAACATAACACTGACCAGTGCTGTCCAAACAGAACTTGACTCCATCGAAGGTGTGTAA